A stretch of DNA from Acanthopagrus latus isolate v.2019 chromosome 7, fAcaLat1.1, whole genome shotgun sequence:
GCAAAGACTTTTCATCCATTCCGATGAGAATACATTTTCTCCAGTTTGCTGTAACTGAAGGGgctctttgtgtctttctgtacCAGCTGGACTTGGAGGTATCCCACCTGTCGTGAAATCTGTTACCACCTCATCAGAACAGAAAAGATTCCACCTTGTGGCGCTCCATATAGACCACCTGGACACAATGCAGTTTTTCGACAGAGtttaagattttatttctgtccTTGTTACTCATTCTGATGAAATCCCCAACCAATCAACAAGGCCCTCGACCCTCTAGTACAGAAGTCTGAGTTAGGTTTTCTGGTGCTTCTTGATACTGACAGTTTCACTCAGTTTTTAGACGACCCTCGTCACTCAGTCCATTCTCACTTTCACATGTCCGCCTGTCCAACACCGTCGTCAGAATACATGTTGGCAATATACttttctgtaaaccacagatatgttgaaactttactcTTCTTTAGGTTGCAACTCTGCATCTCTAATATGTTCAGTTTTAGATTTTGGTTGTGCTTGTAGTGCTGTGCTTACACTCgggtcaggtttaggcacaaaaaacacaaacaaagctgcaTTTTGTCCTGACAGGTCATCAAAAACATCTGCCATGTCTATCCATGGTGTTAGTTCAGTTTTTATTCAGTCTAAACCCTGAGTAGCTGATGTGTTTACTGCCTGCCACATTGGTCCATCAACTAGTCGCCTTTCATTGCATTTACAGGTGGCGGCTTTGGCTCAGAGGTAGAGCTggcgtcttgttatcggagggttgctggttcaattcccctggtctgtaTGTCATAGTGTCCTTGGGtaagatgctgaaccccaaactgctcctgatgtgctggtcgggCATGTTCCATGGCatccaccaccatcagtgtatgaatgtatgaatttctgtaagttgctttggacaaaagcatctggtGAAAACTGCCAGTGACTTAAACACTGTTCTagtctccagtctgcactgGGGTCTACACCCTGCTTTACCGATGCAACAAGGGCTGAATTTATATTCATAGTCTCCTTCCTGATTGCTCATATCTGATACTTTGGGTCGGTGTCCAGCCCGACCCACcgaagcatcagtatttgaagTGTTGGGAATTAGACCCTTTAAGCaaacctgagaaaaaaaatggttcaaaTGGTGTGAATCAAAACCGAAAGTTTTTCTACCGCTCATGTCAAAAGTTAGCATCAAATTACAAGCACGCTCTGTCCACAGTCCTGGTTGACTCTGTATTCAAACTTACTCTAAACAGATTAGATACTTGAGAAGTTCCTCATCTCCACCTACCTCTGTACAAATCCTCActattacattaaaatgttgaatccCAGTGAGTCCAAACAGAATCTGAGACCATCTCAAGGCACACTGCCACCTCAACCCCAAACCAGTGAAGCTGTTCTAAGATCTTTGGCCATTTCTGGGGCCCACAAtgcatctttcttttttatttgttatgtaTTTTACTTAAGAGGCCACTTTCAGATAGTTCATACACATCTGAAATTGCTTTTAATCTTTTCAGTCTGCCCTCTGGGCCTCTCACTCCTCTAAATAAAGTGGCCATCTTTTGCTCAGTATGTACCTCAGTGCTTCTGCGTGTTGGTGGATCTCAGTGCAGCGTTTGATGCCATTAATGCAgtgtgggggaggggtgggCGGGGGTAGCAGAAGGTGAATCAACACCAAACTCGACAACATCAGGACAACGACAAGATGATATGATGAGGCATATCAGGGTGTCGGCTGAGTGGGAGGGCTCGAAAGTACTGACGTTTACAAAAGGTGGGCCCTGCAGAGAAAGTTGGGGAACCATTGCCAAAGTCCATCTATTAAGACTCCTACTTATCGTCTGTGTGTTAGTTTTTTCAAAAACCAAGCATAATGCCTCCCCCCTTGTGTCTcggtctctccctctctgtgtttgtttcctttctcctctcagtgTCACTGGACGGCTTTAGTCTTGcttcctcagtgtttgtgtgttccccTTTTGAGGTCTCCATGTTGGCTAGATGGTTATGTAGctcaggttctgttctgatctgtTTGGCGACACCTGAAGTAACTTAACATCCTCCTGGATCCCTATTCTTCATACAGATTCTATTATCTATCCCCAGTTCAGTCATCCTGATTGCTGATGCTGTAATTTTACTATATtggttattttatttacttttatttatcacctttttttccctgttcgAGGGGCTCTATGGAGAGTTTTTCCTTCTCTCACTCCACTGTCTGATGTACATGGTGTTGCATACTATGCAGATTATAAAGCTCCTTTAGACAAATTTTGATATGTGAAACTGGGtaatacaaattaaatcaatttgaCCTGACATGGTATAAACTAATGGTCAGAACTGAAGCCTCAGTGTAGGATTTTCCATCTCTATAGTGTGGATCAAGCTCCAAAATCACTGGATCCTACAATTTCCATCATGCAACTCAATAGCATCTTTCATTAGACCCTCCCCCCCAAGCCCATGTTTAACAGCTGCAAAAGCGTGGCTGgtattgttttcaccttttaagCCTGTGgctggtgcttgtgtgtgtgtgtgtgtgtgtgtgtgtgtgtgtgtgtgtgtgtgtgtgtgtgtgtgtgtgtgtgtgtgtgtgtgtgtgtgtgtgtgtgtgtgtgcgtatgtgtgtgtgtgcgtatgtggTCCTGAAGACACCTATCATAGAAGAACTATCTCATAAGTGGTATCAGACAGGTAGGCACTGGCAGGTGTTTTCACGTCTGTCTGTCATGATAACGTCACAGTCGTGCAAGATGCGATCACAAAACTTTTCATAGTAGTTGAGATGAAACAAAGGCTGAGATCGCAGAGGGCTGTGGTCCAAGCAAGGGGGAATAAAAGTAGGGAGGAAGGAAGCTGGTCCACATTTGTTCCCATGCAGTCACCACCCTGACCTCGTTTGGACCTCCACACCCTCACATGCTACTTAAAGGATGCACTGTTTGCTGCACTGCCATTGGATGAAATTGGGCAGAAAATCTAAATGTAATAAGGAGGGGGCTCCTTCAAGACATGATGTGCATAGATAATGATACATATAATGACCTGATGAAGCCAGAAGTGGGTCACCCAACAGCAAACAATGTGGAATGTCGAATGCATCGTTTCACGCACAATTAGTCctcttttcttcagtttgtaGACAAAATATCTTTCTTAGCAAGTGGTCGGGCCTTGTTACACCTTTTTATTGGTTCTACATTAATGTATGCTACTTGTAATAATCCTTGTTATACCTGATTATTCTCTACAGTACTTTACTGATTAATTATAGATCTGTTTTATGTTCTGCAATCTCTAGATTTGATGTTCTATGTAGTGGGTCAGAGCACTTTTGTAAGAGATACCTAGTCTCAGTGAAGCCCTTTCCTTGTTAAATAAAGATACATTTAGATGCCAGGTTCTTAGGTACACCTTGCTAAAATGAACCCAGTCTAGTTCAAAAGTCCTGCAACAAGTTCCATCGTCTGGAAGATGAAATGATTCAGCTTTTGTTGAAGCCGTTTTAAAGAGGTTGGCACCACACGGGGATGTGCTTCTTCTTTGTCCACCGTGTTAATATCAATGGCATTAAGCACCACACATAACTTCagttgaatcaacacctctctagaaatatttttgattaaGATAGAACAGAACATTGTGCTGCTTTTGTAATAGGTGGCACCAGTTTTGGCTCGGTGTACCTAACAAACCGGCAGCTGAGTGTGTATGATATTGGCGTTCATGCTTTTGTTTGAAGCGACTCAAAATAGGTCCAATATGAGTCCATAGGAATAAGGAACATTAAAAACTTCAAGGATACAGTATGTTCACATTATCTCTGAGTCTTAAAAGACGTTTTATAACTTAAAATATATGCATTAAAGAACCATTTGTGTGGTTTAGGATTGTTGCCTGTCCTCTTACTTTATTACTGACATCTTTCCAGAGAAAGTCTTCTGGAGCCACTGGTTTCAGCTCATCCTGGAGAGACAAGCTTGTGAGATATTTCCTAATATCTGATATCTCCTCACTATTGTTGACCCATTAAACAACTCTCCAACATCcaaaatgttctgtgtgttattCATACAGTAATTAATACAGCGCATAAACAACCAAAGTGTCCATGAGACCCTGCTCTCAGCCTCATACAGGAGAAGGATGTCAAGATTTGGGCATACGTCTCAAACATGTCTCAGGCCTACGAGTTGATTACATAACAAAAGTATTAAGATGAATACAAGTAATGACTGCCTGTGAACATAGAATATGAAGATTGAAGTGTTCAGATCCCcccactttttcacattttgttgtgtttgatatGCCTTGTGCTAAAATTGTAAAATGCATCTTTTCCCCTCACCAATCCACACTCAATACACCATAATGGCAAAGCTGAAACAGAATTTTACAAATGCGTAGAAATCAATTagaaaggaaaaactgaaatgtcacattGACACAAGTACTCGGACCCTTTACTGAGTATTTAGTTGAAGCACCATTGGCAGCAATTACAGCATCGAGTCTTCTTTGGTATGACGCGACAAGCTTTGCACACCTGGATTTGGGGATTTTCTGCCATTCTTCTCTGCACATCCTTTCAAGCTTCTTCAGGTTGGGTGGGGACTGTCGATGGACTGCCATTTTCAGGTCTCTCCAGAGGTGACTGGGAATGAGTTCAAGTCAGGGCTCTGGCTGAGCCCCCAAAGGACATTCACAGAGTCATCGCTAAGCTACTCCTGCACTGTTTGGCTGTGTGTATATGGTCACTGTCCTGTTGAAAGGTGAACCTTCGGCCCAGACTGAGGTCCTGAGTGCTCCGTACTAGGTCTTTATTATGGATTTCTCTGTGCAATGCACCTTTCAGCTCTCCCTCGTCCCCCAGTCACTGCCACTGAAAAACACCCACAAAGCAcgatgctgccaccaccatgcttcaACGCCGGGATGGTACTGGGCAGGTGATGAGTGGTGCTGGGTTTCCTCCAGACATGAGGCTTAAAAAATGAGGCCAAATAGTTCAATCTTGGTTTCATCGGATCAGAgaatcctccttttttttttttgcaaactccATGCGGGCTTTCATCTGTCTTTCAGTGAGGAGAGGCAGCCATCTGGCCACTCTGCCATAAAGCCCAGATCAGTTGAGTGTTGCAGTGATGGTTTTGTGTCTCCCATCTCCACactggatctctgcagctcagtgagagcAACCAGTGGGTTCTTGGGCACCTCTCTTACCAAAGCCCTCCTTCCCCAATTACTCAGTTTAGCCAGGCGGCCAGCTCTAGGAGCAGTCCTGGTTGTTCCAAACATCTTCCATTTAAGAGGCCAGGGTGCTCTTGGGGACTTTTTATGcggcagatttgtttttgtagccTTTCCCGGGTCTGTGTCTCGACACAATCCTGCCTATGAGCTCTGCAGGATGCTCCTTCCACTTCATGACTtggtttttgctttaaaatgcatCGTCAGCCTCGAGACCTTAGACCGAGGTGTGTGCCTTTCCAAATCATGTCCAGTTAACTGAATTTAGCACAGGTGGACTCCAGTCAAGGTGGAGAAACATCTCAACGATGATCAAGAGAAGTGGGAGGCACCTGAGCCACATTTCAAGCAAAGTGTCTGAATATTTATGTCAGTATTATATTTCAGTTTCTCCTTGTTGATAAACTTGCAAAATATTCTAAAATTCTATTTGCTATTTACTTTGTCATTATGGTGTATTGAGTGTAGAttgatgaggggaaaaaaatagttcAAACTGAATACTCTCTGAATACACTGTAGATACCTTTACAGTGTATTATAGGGCAGGAGTTGTAAGCCTCGGCACTTCTTTATGATGTCTTACAATAAATCCATGTAGTGTTTTGCATGTAATAAATTATACTAAAATAATTGTTCAGAAAGTCAAGTGCAGGAATGGATCATTACTGTTCATTGTATTGTACCCGTTTAATACTGACATATTCATAATAACTGTGTGATTGTGCACagctcatttctgcttcatgGAGAACAATCTTGATGTTCTGTTAAACCTTCTTTTATTCATGAACTCAGTGTGTGTATAAACGGTGCTCTAGACGCTTCTGAATGTGACTTATATGCAGCAAAGTCTAGAGGGAGAAGAAGTTTGTGCAAAAGAAGCTTCCATTGGAAAAATGCACCTACAGGCTGTATGATCATGTGCGAGTATAAAGAATAAAGACACTAGAGTaccaaatatatatacaaatgttAGGATACTGAGAAGAGGCAGTCTTTCTACCAGTTCGCCTACACAGGTTTGTCATTGGCAAAATGATTGAGAaacattcatttgtgtgtttttgtgttgtgtgtgtaatgtgtcgTTGTACTTCACAGCTGCAGTCACCTCAGAGTGTTTCCCATCACACAACCAGTCCACGACTTCTTCCCACCACTTTGGCGGCAACTGGAGAGGCGCCTCTCATCAGCAACAATGGAGCAGCTGCTCGTCAGCCTCTCTGGGCTCAGGCTGACCCCTGGCTTTATGCGTTTGcgcgcctttttttttttttttttttttattcctttcaTGTCACTGAGATTCCTCTCAGGAAGACGTCTGGGTTTAATCGCAGACTTGAGaccaccattaaaaaaaaaaaaaatcaaagatcaAACAACACAGTCATATTCGTTGAGAGTATTTATTGAAAAGCTTTCGTCGAtgacaaatatttgaaatgtcacaaaacgtgttgttttgttttttttcgtacATAATGTCAATGAATGGTAACAATCCTACTTaacacacagtgtttacagaCTATTCTTTTGCACAGACCAAAATACTTTTAAGTCCATCGTGCAAACCTCAAACAAAATAACCCTTGGGGTTTTACAAAAGTGTTGTCTACAACCCGTATCTCTGAAACCCCAAAGAggattgcattttttttaaaaaaaaaaacgtccatAGACTTCAGTTTCTTTGAGATCTGTGCTCGTGTGCTCTCTGGCATTAAACGCAAAATGAGCTCAATTCATTCACAGCAACTCCAACAATTCTTAATAGCAATGACTACAGTTATTAGAATACAAACAGCATTAATATCGTCACAAAATACATAACACGCATGAGATAAATGTCCATCTAATCTACCAGGGTCTCCACATGGCCGCGCTGACAGGCTGCGGGCCTGGCTGCGCTCTGATGGGAGCCactgcgctgctgctgctgcgggactggctctccagtctgcagctgaagctgGATTTGAGGCTCAGGAGTCTCTGTTGGATCTGAGGGAGAGTCCTGGAGCTCTGAGCGCAGCAGTTCAGGCAGGTCGGGGTGACGGTGGCGGACATGGACTGCTGGACGAAGTCGTTGACCCGCTGGCACGCGTCCTGATCCAGGCTCGTTTTGGGAAGCAGAGCGGAGACGCGCTGGAGGCAGGCTTTGTAGCCTTCCTTGTAACTGTCTGCGGAGTCTGGAGGGAGAAGAGGTTTGATCAGTGGGTTGCATTTTATAGCCGACAGCCTCAAATAATACAGTTTGGGAGATGCATGTCGTAGTTGCGGAGACGAATCTCACCTTTGACAGGAGAGGACGGGAGATCTCTGAGGAAGCGGACGGTCATTTCCAGAATGTCAGCTTTCTCCAGCTTGGAGTAGCGTGCGTTGTCTTTGCCAACCAGAGGAAGAATCAGGCTTTTCAAGTGACTGAGACTGTCGTTGATACGAGCACGTCTTCTCTTCTCTAGCAAGGGTTTGAGAGTCTGGGGggaaaaagtgatgaaaaaacGTTAATCAGCTGTACTTTAGAAGAGtcaaatcagaaaacatttcaaagtggaataaacagctgcagtttcTGTCAGTTTCCTTCTCTTACCTTTCTCAGTTCGTTGGCCTGTTTTCTCTGGGCCACGGTGGACCTGGCAGTGAGAGGCTGGCTGGCCTCGGTAGTGATGCTGGGACTCATGTCGTTTGCTGCTTGTTGCTGTGCTTTTTGGAAGGGAGGTACTTGCTCCTGGAGCGGCTGAGCTCGAGTGTGCCGCAGACCTGGAGAGCCTCCTATTTATGTGGGTCCGGCGCGTCAGAGGGGAGGGGACACAAGCCACCGTGCTGGGGGCGTTGACACAAGGGGGGCGATGCCTCTGGGACCTGAGCGGAGCTCTTGTCTGGACCATCTGGTCCCTTTGGGCCCCTGCGTCTACCGCTGGTATGTGGAGTTTCGTGCTGATGCTGCGCTTTATTGCGTTTAAAATGTAACACTTTAACGTTCGTCCAAGATCGGATTACGCACAGGAGACATACAACGATGCTGTTCTCTCTCACATATAGGCTGTATCAGATAGCTGATCCTTTGTCATTTTTCTATGAAAAGAAGTCCTTCCTTTTCTCCTGACTTTTGTTTATCACATTTATAAACTCTCTTTTTATTGTCCTATTCATTTGTGCATCAGAAATCCCCCACAAATGATCAGCCAAATCCCCAAACGatcatttagtttgttgagaTAGTTGAAAGTTGCACCCTTATAAGTGAACAATGACAAACGTTGGATCAAAACgattaaacaacaataataaattCGTCATTTGTTGATGCCTGTGGAGTGGACTTGGCTTCCcgccacaacaacagcagcacagagccagATGAGTGATCCTGAGGTGACAGGACTAATCTATTCCTACAATTAATAAACCAGATACCCAAGCCACGCCATGTATGGATTAACATCTGCTTGTGGAGCCTCAGCAGCTTGTTTCCAATACCAACAACACGGTGTTTACCTGGAGCAGAAGGGGGAGGAGACTGCTCGACAACCTGCAGCACAAGCAGAGATGAATCAGAGATGCGTCCGTGGAGCACCAACATGtatgagtgttttttgtttgtttgtttgtttgtttttttgcgctGAGAAGAGAAACGAGTCTTCTTTAACACTGCACGACACACGATGAGGAACAGGCCTGTTATTCATTAAAGACTGGAGCTCCTCTGATGTGATACTGCCTTAAAATTGTAAAGGCTGAGCGCATTTTGAAATATAACCGTGTAGATCTCTTAAGCTGTACATTATAAAATCGACACGTTTTGTTCGAAGATCACGGCAGAGTTTCAGTCTCTGCTGCAGGCCACCAAACAGTTCAGTGAGCTGCCAGTGGGATTCACGCGTTCGGCACG
This window harbors:
- the LOC119023104 gene encoding transcription factor HES-2-like translates to MSPSITTEASQPLTARSTVAQRKQANELRKTLKPLLEKRRRARINDSLSHLKSLILPLVGKDNARYSKLEKADILEMTVRFLRDLPSSPVKDSADSYKEGYKACLQRVSALLPKTSLDQDACQRVNDFVQQSMSATVTPTCLNCCAQSSRTLPQIQQRLLSLKSSFSCRLESQSRSSSSAVAPIRAQPGPQPVSAAMWRPW